The Cellulophaga sp. RHA19 genome includes the window GATATAAGTTAATTCCTTTTACTTTTTTAAAGGGGTTCCATTTAATTATAGGATCAAATAAATATACTAATTCCGTTACCAATATTCCAATACCTGCGCTAACTATTACATCACTAAACCAATGTGAATTGTTTGCAATTCTTAATCCTCCTGTGGCTGTCGCAAAAGCATAGCCACTATATGCCAAATAAGGAGATGAGTCTTTAAATTCTTGATATAGAACCCCAGCATTTGTAAAGGCAAAGGATGCGTGTCCTAACGGAAATGATTGCAAGTCTTCTTCGCCTTTTGGCCTAGCTTTCATTGTCCAGTTTTTTAACCTGAATGTTATGAAGTCTGAAATTATGATTGAGATAGTCAAATTCTTTGATTGATCAAACCAATGATTTTTAGATTTTATTCCAAAAGCATCTGCAGCATACATTTCTAAGATAGGAGCATACCTTAAATAATCATCAACATTGGTTTTAAAATTGTTACCAACTAAATCCCTAGTATTTTTTTGAAAATCTTTTTCTAATTCACTTCCACTAACAAGACTTCCGGTTATAATTAAAGAAATAGGAAGAATATTTTTTTTAAAAAATTATTCTTCTGATTAGAAGTAATTATTATCGAATCCTTTTGAGCATAGATGCAAATAGTATTGAAACTAAAAATAATTAATAAGGCTGTAGATTTCATAATGTAATTTTTTTAGTTTAAACCTAAACCAGAAATCTAAAGAAACTTTAAAGCAAATTCTCTTTAAAATTTCTTTAGATTCTCTATCTACTTTTAAAAAATATAATTCTATTATAATCTTATTTCAAAGAGTTGATTGATATTCATTTTATTGTAAATCCTATAGCAGGTTCTGGTAATAATATTTTTACTACAGAGTATCTGCAATCATATTTTAATGCGGAATTATATATTGTAAAAATTAAAGTATCAGAATATAAAGGGCATCCTTTAATTTTAGCGCAAAAGTCTATATCGCAAAGAGCTAATATAATTGTTGCGTGTGGAGGTGATGGTACAATAAATGAAGTAGCTACTAAATTGGTAGGGACTAATATCATCTTTGGTATTGTTCCTTTAGGCTCAGGTAATGGTTTAGCTTCAAATTTAAAAATACCATTTTCTATAAAAAATGCTCTGTTAAAAATTAAAATTAAAAACGTAGAGAAAATTGATATTGGCCTAATTAATAGTAAACCATTTTTTAGTAATATGGGAATAGGTTTTGATGCTGAAGTTATTAAAGATTATGAAAAATTTGAAAGAAGAAATTTTTATAGTTATTTAATATCTAGTATAAAAACATTAAGAAGATTTAAAAAGAATACAAAAAAAGTAATTTTATTAGATAAAGGTAAAAAACTAATAAATCCGTTTATGGTTTTTATTTCCAATACAAATCAAATGGGATATGGTATTAGCTTAACTCCTAAAGCTTTATTAAACGACGGAAAGCTAGATGTTGTAGTTATTCCAGAAATATCTAAAAGAAAAATTATTTTATTAGGATTATTAATGTTGCTAAAAAAAACACACCTTTTTAAGCCTTTAGAATATTATCAGTCTAATTCTATAGTTGTTAGAAACTTAAGTAAAAAACCTTTAGACAGTCAAATTGATGGTGAGTATACTAAGCAAATGAATGATATGTTAAATATTGAAATATTAGAACAGTCATTATCTGTCATTGTGTAGAAATTAAATCCTCCTTTTACAATAAACTAGCTTAAGATTATCTTTAGAATTGAACAATACTTTTAACACTTAAATAATTTAATTGTTGAGTATGGAGGTGTTTAATAAATTTTTATCTAAAGTTAAATTTACAAAACCTATTGTAACTTTTTTTTTAATTGGATTAGCTATTACAACTTTGAGTAGAGTTTTTATTCTAATCTTTTTCTGGGAGAGAGTTTCAAGCTCAGAAAACTTTTGGTTGTTATTTCCAATTGGAATTAGAATGGATGTTATATTATTAAGTTATATCTCTATTTTACCTACATTTTTAATTGTCTTTTTACCTAACGTAGCTTTAAAATTTATAAAACCATTTTTCAGGTATTTTTTAGGTATAATGTTAGTTCTG containing:
- a CDS encoding phosphatase PAP2 family protein, whose amino-acid sequence is MKARPKGEEDLQSFPLGHASFAFTNAGVLYQEFKDSSPYLAYSGYAFATATGGLRIANNSHWFSDVIVSAGIGILVTELVYLFDPIIKWNPFKKVKGINLYPKIDKNHYGVYFKKTF
- a CDS encoding diacylglycerol/lipid kinase family protein, with the protein product MIDIHFIVNPIAGSGNNIFTTEYLQSYFNAELYIVKIKVSEYKGHPLILAQKSISQRANIIVACGGDGTINEVATKLVGTNIIFGIVPLGSGNGLASNLKIPFSIKNALLKIKIKNVEKIDIGLINSKPFFSNMGIGFDAEVIKDYEKFERRNFYSYLISSIKTLRRFKKNTKKVILLDKGKKLINPFMVFISNTNQMGYGISLTPKALLNDGKLDVVVIPEISKRKIILLGLLMLLKKTHLFKPLEYYQSNSIVVRNLSKKPLDSQIDGEYTKQMNDMLNIEILEQSLSVIV